From Bacteroides uniformis:
GCATGCACTTGAATCTGGATGATAAGAATTTTGTTTTTGAATCTTGGCTTACTCCCGATGCAGTAGGCGATAAAGGTTATCTGCAAGCTCCCTGCACGTCACCGTGGCGTACGGTTATCGTAAGCGACGATGCTCGTGACATCCTTGCCTCTAAAATCACGCTGAACTTGAACGAACCTTGTGCTTACGAGGACGTTTCCTGGATTAAGCCCGTGAAATACGTAGGTGTATGGTGGGAAATGATTGCAGGTAAGAGCACCTGGGCATATACAGACGACCTTCCCTCCATCAAACTGGGTGAAGTGGACTACTCCAAAATGAAGCCCAACGGCCGTCACGGTGCCACTAACGAAAATGTAAAAAAGTACATCGACTTCGCAGCCGAGCACGGTCTGGACCAAGTATTGGTGGAAGGCTGGAATGAAGGCTGGGAAGACTGGTTTGGCAAATCCAAGGATTATGTATTCGATTTTGTGACCCCTTATCCCGATTTCGACGTGAAGATGCTGAATGAATATGCCAAGAGCAAAGGCGTGAAGCTGATGATGCATCATGAGACATCCGGTTCGGTGCGCAACTACGAACGTCACATGGACAAGGCCTATCAGTTTATGGTGGATAATGGCTACAATGCCGTGAAGAGCGGATATGTAGGTAATATGATTCCCCGTGGTGAACATCATTATGGGCAATGGCTGAACAACCACTACCTCTATGCCGTGAAGAAGGCAGCCGACTACAAAATTTGCGTGAATGCGCACGAAGCTGTACGCCCTACCGGTTTGTGCCGTACTTATCCTAACTTGATTGGCAACGAATCTGCACGAGGAACTGAATATGAGGCATTCGGCGGTAGCAAACCGTTCCATACCACATTGCTTCCATTCAACCGCTTGATTGGCGGTCCGATGGATTATACACCGGGTATCTTCGATACCAAACTTGACTTTATGGGCGATTTGCCCCACGGACAAGTGCAGACTACACTTGCTAAGCAACTCGCTCTGTATGTAACTTTATACAGCCCGTTGCAGATGGCTGCCGACTTGGTTGAGAACTACGAAAAGCACATGGATGCTTTCCAATTCATCAAGGATGTGGCAGTAGACTGGGACGACAGCAAGTACATTGAAGCAGAACCGGGTGATTACATTACCGTGGCCCGTAAGGCAAAAGGAACCGGCAACTGGTTTGTTGGAGGTATTACAGACGAGAATGCACGTACAGCCAACTTTACGCTCGACTTCCTTGAACCGGGCAAGCAATACGTAGCCACTCTCTATGCCGACGGTAAAGATGCTGATTACAAGGAGAATCCTACTTCTTATCAGATAAAGAAGGGTATCGTAACCAGCAAGACCAAAATGTCCGTGAAGGAAGCGCGTAGCGGTGGTTTTGCATTGAGCTTGATTGAAGCAACTCCGGCTGACAAGAAAGCTGTGAAGAAGTGGAGATAATTTAGGGTAGAAAGAGTTTTTATTAGGCATTAGTGAGGCCCCGCAGAAGTCCAATCTTTGCGGGGCTTTTTTTTGTGTTAGGGTAAGCTCATTCTTATACCGTAAAAATAGCATCAAGACCCGAGTTTTTGGTAAGTCCGTTCTTTGGGGAAACCTTTATTTTTGCACTCAGATAACAGATTGCATAATCATTAAAAATCAGAGATATGAATACGGATAAGAAAATCAGTCGTCGGGAGGCTTTAAAGCGTATGGGATTTGCCGTGATGAGCAGTGCTATCGCATCTTCCGGCCTACTCTCGTTGGCATCCTGCGAAACAAAAAGGAGTAAGCGTATCATCTTTTATTTTACCGGAACGGGTAACAGTCTTTACATCGCCCGTCAGTTGGCTGGAGAGAACGCAGAATTGTTGAGTATCCCTCAGATGGTGAAACGGGGGAAGTATGAATTTGAGGCAGATGAAATCGGCATCGTTTATCCCATCTACGGTCATATGCCTCCCTATATGGTACGGCAGTTCATTCGGAAAGCAAAACTGAAGGCAGAATACAAGTTTGCTGTCCTCACCTATGGTGCAAGGAAGTGCGATGCGGTAGAGATTTGGGACCGTATATCCCGTAAAGCCGACAATGCGTTTGACTATATCAACACTATCATCATGGTGGATAACTGGCTACCCAACTTCGACATGAACGAGCAACTCAAGATAGACAAGCACATCCCCGAGAACTTGCAGAAGATAACGGCAGATATCAACAGTCGGCAGCATTGGCACGAACCGGTGACGGAGGAGGAACGGCAACAGCACCAAGGTTTTATGCAGCGGAGTGGACTCGACCCCGAGGTGGGCTTCCTGATGAAAAGCGAGAAGTTCTTTACCGTGACCGATGTTTGTATTGACTGTGGCATTTGTACCTACGTTTGTCCGCGCGGCAACTATGAGCTGACGTCGAGAGGAGTGAAGACGTCCGGTGACTGCGAGTTCTGTTTTGCCTGCATACAGAATTGTCCGCAGAAGGCTATTCAGTTCATAAAGCAGGAAGATGGCTCTTTTCCTGACGGAACGGAGAAGAACCCCAATGCCCGCTATCGTAATGAGCATATTTCGCTAATAGATCTGAAACGGGCAAACAATCAAAAACTATAATCATTAACCTCTGTATTTTGTCGGATTTACACCCAGATGTTGTTGTACGTAACGGCTAAAATAAGCAGGAGAGGAAAAACCGAACATATCGGAAATACGGACGAACGTTAGTGATTTGTCGCGCAGCAAACGCGAGATGTCGAGTGTGGTATAACGGTTTATCCAGTAGTTTGCTGTATAACCGCTTACTTTCTTGGAAACTTCCGAAAGATATTTGGAGGTGACACATAGGCAGTCGGCATAATAGGTCACTTCACGATGCTCGCGGAAAGTTCCGTTCTCCAGCATGTTGAGGAAACGGCTCATGATGGAAGCATTTTGTACAGAGATATTGTCCTCGCCATATAGATGGGAGTGGAAATCGAAGAAGTCGAGTATCAACATCTGTGTGGAGGCGATAAGCATATCGCGATGGAAATGATGGTCTGTATTCCGGAGTCTGTATTCCACTTGTTCAAAATCCCGGAGACATAGCTCTTGCTGTTCGGTAGTCAGGGACATGATAGGATTGAGAAATAGGGAAAGTTGCCCTTTCATGCCGTAGTTGTTCTGTGGTGTACTCAGCACCACAAAGCCCGATGCGATATAGATGACCTTTACGCGAAAATCTTCTGAAGGTTGAATTTTCTCTACCAGTTTTCCTTTGCGGACAATCATCAGGTCGCCGGCACGTAGCTCGCGCTCCTCTCCATTGTACTTCAATCGGCAGATTCCTGACAGACAGAGGGCGTGTGCAAGATAGCCACTGTATGCGTCCGTCCCCAGACCTTGAAGAGTATCGGCTATTATAATATTTGCGGTTTCTCCCATTATACAGTTGTTTGGTTTCGATCACAAAAGTATATGTTTCCAATAATATAACTTCTATTGTGGGCAAGAAATATATTGCCTTTTTTATTCATTTCAAATCTGCCCGAATTTCGCAAATTCTTCATACCTTTGCATCCGTTAATTTTAGAAACCAATAACAAAACAGAACTTATGGGAGGTTTTTTCGGAACAGTCGCCAAGGCAACAAGCTGTGTGGCAGATTTGTTTTACGGCACAGATTATAATTCACATTTAGGGACAAAACGTGGTGGGTTGGCTACATACGATGCAGAAACGGAGCAGTTTACCCGTTCCATTCACAATCTGGAAAGCACTTATTTCCGCACGAAGTTTGAGGATGAACTGGATAAGTTCAAAGGAAATTCCGGAATAGGAATCATCAGTGACACAGACCCTCAACCCCTTATCCTTAACTCCCACCTCGGTCGCTTTGCCATTGTAACGGTAGCCAAAATAGTAAATCTGCAAGAACTGGAAACAAAACTGTTGGCCCAAAACATGCACTTCGCCGAACTCAGTTCGGGCAAAACCAATCAGACGGAACTTATCGCCCTCCTTATTATACAAGGAAAGACATTTGTCGAAGGAATTGAAAATGTGTATAAGCATATCAAAGGTTCCTGCTCCATGCTGTTATTGACGGAAGACGGCATCATTGCCGCTCGCGACCGCTGGGGACGTACTCCGATTGTGATTGGCAAGAAAGACGGAGCGTATGCCGCCACAAGTGAGTCGAGCAGCTTTCCGAATCTTGGTTATGAGATAGACCGTTATTTGGGACCCGGAGAGATTGTTCGCCTGCGTGCCGATGGTGTGGAACAGATGCGCAAGCCTGATGAGGGAATGCAGATTTGTTCCTTCCTATGGGTATATTACGGTTTCCCCACTTCCTGCTACGAAGGTAAGAATGTGGAGGAAGTGCGTTTTGCCTCCGGTTTCAAGATGGCACAGACAGATAAGTCAGAGGTGGATTGTGCCTGCGGTATTCCTGATTCGGGTGTAGGTATGGCGCTTGGGTATGCCGAAGGTAAAGGAGTTCCTTATCATCGTGCCATTTCCAAATATACTCCGACTTGGCCTCGTAGTTTTACTCCCAGCAAGCAGGAATTGCGTTCGCTGGTGGCAAAGATGAAGCTGATTCCCAATCGTGCCATGCTCGAGGGTAAGCGTCTGCTGTTCTG
This genomic window contains:
- a CDS encoding helix-turn-helix domain-containing protein, with amino-acid sequence MGETANIIIADTLQGLGTDAYSGYLAHALCLSGICRLKYNGEERELRAGDLMIVRKGKLVEKIQPSEDFRVKVIYIASGFVVLSTPQNNYGMKGQLSLFLNPIMSLTTEQQELCLRDFEQVEYRLRNTDHHFHRDMLIASTQMLILDFFDFHSHLYGEDNISVQNASIMSRFLNMLENGTFREHREVTYYADCLCVTSKYLSEVSKKVSGYTANYWINRYTTLDISRLLRDKSLTFVRISDMFGFSSPAYFSRYVQQHLGVNPTKYRG
- a CDS encoding glycoside hydrolase family 97 protein, with product MRNMKAICTKLACFLLVLLVSGVAMAESITSPNGQLQLNFSVNAQGEPVYELSYKGKPVINPSKLGLELKNDPGLMNGFTMADAKTSTFDETWEPVWGEVKQIRNHYNELAVTLNQKAQDRNIIIRFRLFDDGMGFRYEFPLQKNLNYFVIKEERTQFAMTGDHTAFWIPGDYDTQEYDYTESKLSEIRGLMKGAITPNSSQTPFSPTGVQTSLQMKTADGLYINLHEAALVDYSCMHLNLDDKNFVFESWLTPDAVGDKGYLQAPCTSPWRTVIVSDDARDILASKITLNLNEPCAYEDVSWIKPVKYVGVWWEMIAGKSTWAYTDDLPSIKLGEVDYSKMKPNGRHGATNENVKKYIDFAAEHGLDQVLVEGWNEGWEDWFGKSKDYVFDFVTPYPDFDVKMLNEYAKSKGVKLMMHHETSGSVRNYERHMDKAYQFMVDNGYNAVKSGYVGNMIPRGEHHYGQWLNNHYLYAVKKAADYKICVNAHEAVRPTGLCRTYPNLIGNESARGTEYEAFGGSKPFHTTLLPFNRLIGGPMDYTPGIFDTKLDFMGDLPHGQVQTTLAKQLALYVTLYSPLQMAADLVENYEKHMDAFQFIKDVAVDWDDSKYIEAEPGDYITVARKAKGTGNWFVGGITDENARTANFTLDFLEPGKQYVATLYADGKDADYKENPTSYQIKKGIVTSKTKMSVKEARSGGFALSLIEATPADKKAVKKWR
- a CDS encoding EFR1 family ferrodoxin (N-terminal region resembles flavodoxins. C-terminal ferrodoxin region binds two 4Fe-4S clusters.); its protein translation is MNTDKKISRREALKRMGFAVMSSAIASSGLLSLASCETKRSKRIIFYFTGTGNSLYIARQLAGENAELLSIPQMVKRGKYEFEADEIGIVYPIYGHMPPYMVRQFIRKAKLKAEYKFAVLTYGARKCDAVEIWDRISRKADNAFDYINTIIMVDNWLPNFDMNEQLKIDKHIPENLQKITADINSRQHWHEPVTEEERQQHQGFMQRSGLDPEVGFLMKSEKFFTVTDVCIDCGICTYVCPRGNYELTSRGVKTSGDCEFCFACIQNCPQKAIQFIKQEDGSFPDGTEKNPNARYRNEHISLIDLKRANNQKL
- a CDS encoding amidophosphoribosyltransferase; this encodes MGGFFGTVAKATSCVADLFYGTDYNSHLGTKRGGLATYDAETEQFTRSIHNLESTYFRTKFEDELDKFKGNSGIGIISDTDPQPLILNSHLGRFAIVTVAKIVNLQELETKLLAQNMHFAELSSGKTNQTELIALLIIQGKTFVEGIENVYKHIKGSCSMLLLTEDGIIAARDRWGRTPIVIGKKDGAYAATSESSSFPNLGYEIDRYLGPGEIVRLRADGVEQMRKPDEGMQICSFLWVYYGFPTSCYEGKNVEEVRFASGFKMAQTDKSEVDCACGIPDSGVGMALGYAEGKGVPYHRAISKYTPTWPRSFTPSKQELRSLVAKMKLIPNRAMLEGKRLLFCDDSIVRGTQLHDNVKVLYEYGAKEVHIRIACPPLIYSCPFVGFTASKSDMELITRRVIKELEGDENKNLDKYATTGSPEYEKMVDVIRERFGLSSLKFNTLETLVEAIGLPKCKICTHCFDGSSHF